In Daphnia magna isolate NIES linkage group LG5, ASM2063170v1.1, whole genome shotgun sequence, the sequence ATTGAACCTTCTCGATCTCACGGAAATGTTGGTTTCAAGTTCTTTTCAGAattaatgttttctttttaaaatgcgTTTCCGAGAACCATCCTCCTCTTTACTAGAACGACAGTGTGGACACGGGTAAACGAAACTCTTTATTCATAACTAGACAAAATGTGAATTTGATTGATTCGTTTTGAAAACAACAACTGCTTTTTCAATAATAACAGCAATACGCGTAGCCACCGTCACTGTCATCAAAATAGTCGCAGTAGTCACGTGGGGTGCGTTGCTGTTTTCTCAAATACGATTTCGGATTCGGATAAGATCGGATGTAAGAAGGTGCCTGTCTCTTACTCCTCGATGACGGGGGAGATGCAGACAGAGTTTCATTCGATTCGTCCGATTCAGACGTTTCGCCAGATTCCAACGAATGTCCTCCGACGTCTTCATGTTGAGGTGAAGGCGATCCTTCATTTTCGCTGGACAGTTGATGCTTCGAATGGATCTCTACCGAATCCAACCCGCCGTGATGATGGGTCATGTGACTTTCCATCGGCCCGCCAAGTGCGCAGATGGCGAGACATGCGAGAATCCAGAATCCAATCATCTGCGTGtttaaaaggtaaaaaaataaaattacgaTTAAAATTTATTGTAACGCTTACTATTTTTTGGTTAGACGATTGACAACAGTTCCATTCCAACCTCTTCTTTTTATACCCAATAAATTTTAGGTTTCAAGTCGTTGTGTTTACGTCGTAAATTGAACGTCGAAAAGACTTTTCCATCTCTCGAGAGttgaagaaaggggacacAAAGATAACCTCGGTAAGTGAAAGTTTCTATTCCACATTTCAAATGTGGTCGTTCTGATTTCAGAGTCCATCCGTTTATTCTTTAACGGTTGACCATTCCAGGAAATGGGACTACAACAAAGACGAATGGAAACAAAAGTCGATGAACTTTGAAGCATCAAACGTCAAGTTTCGCTACAGTGTGGAACGTCATCTCGAGGTCAAGGGTTATTGCCTTGTCCAGTATGTGATCAAGAGATATGCATACCTTTTATTTCGTGTTTTCTGACGGCAGTTGCTCATCTGATCCTCGCAGTGCATCACTTGCAATAGACACAGTGTTgacatgtgctgcattcgGATACTTAAATGAGGTAtaattttaattgatttacGGCATACGTAAATTAAAAGACTGATTTGCATTTCAATAATCAGGACgtgtaaaacaaatgaacgAAAATGGCGAAAACATTGACGACACTATTGTTGCTAGTCTTGTGCTGCACTAGTTGCCAAAACCAGATGGACGAACAACCGGAAGGCGCAAATGATTCTGAAGGCAGTGGCTGGTCTGATATTGTTCATCGGGTGGAGATGACATTAGCCTTGTTGGATGGATCATTCTCCATCATGGATGCGATCGAAGACTGGATCTTACCGCAACCGACGACGGAAGGAAGATCTGCTGGACGGTGTCAAGCGATTGGAAGATCTCATCCGACCCGATGAGGGAAGCCAATACAAGAAAGCAGAAGACGCCATCTCGAGGGCTTTGTTTGATGTGGCCGTTGTGCAACATGTCTCGGCCAACGGAATTTCAGAGTTGCAGAAACTGTTGTGGCTTGAACGTGCCCGGCTTCTCAATGGCGAGATTGTGTTACTGATGGAAGGATTGCTGGGTCAGCCAGTAACTGGATCTGATTTATCGGGTAACattcaagaaaagaagaaggtgTTTGACATTTTGAAAACTAAATCCAATTCTTAATCATTTAATTTTATTCTTAATTGTTTATTGTATTGATTGAATAGTGTAACGTCACCGAGATGTGGCATAAATTCGACCGGTACAAAGATTTGATTACGAATGGAACGATGGCTGTCGATCATTTCTCTCGTTTAGGACAAATGTCTCGAGTGTAAGATTCACTTAAAACCATCAAACTATTTAGAAATTAATTCCAACGTTTTTTTCACGTTCAATCAGGGAATGGAATCGTAGAACAACAGCCGTCAGAGAACGAAACGTGAAAATAACGGCTCGTAATATCCAGCTGGTCAGTGATTGCCTCAAGCGCCAATTAAATCGAAACAGCGAAAAATGTAACGTCGACTGAACAACTTGCCGATCAAGTGGCCATAGTTTTGTCCACTCTCTATCCTCCCCCGATGCGCTGGATCGTTGCTGTTCACACTAACGGAACGTTATTGCCATCTCGCGCAAAGTCCAAACTATCAGCTGATTACGCCTTCCATTTGAAAGACTATCACGTTGCTCTGTTTCCGTTTTATACGAATGGTAAAATGCCGATTATCATTGAGGGCCGGCTCGTCGATCAATTCTGTGTTCAGCCCGTCAGAGAAGCGGGTGGGTCTCCGATCTGCGATGTTGGGGCTAACGATGGCGAGTACGTCTACAATGAGCTCAGACGTCTGGGCATCGTTCCGGACACTGCCTCACTTGATTGTTGTCCCGTCTAAAGGCCAGCTGAGCATCAGAGTTACACCATCGGGCAGTTTAACTCCTTTCTTCGCCAAAAGATACCCAGATTTTGATATTGTCGCGTTTTAATATCGCAAACTGTTAAGTATCGATGTAAATGTAATTGAAATAAAGCGGTGTGTCGATTCACGATGTTTTTATTGAACTTTGTACATTACCAATCGCATATCGGCTTTCAAGCGATAATAATTATTCATCTAACAttgaaaaacaagtttctAAGGTTTGAATATCGTGAAGTTGATGTTTTCTAGTTTTGATTAGGCGCTGGCAATGTCTCGTTGGCGTGACGTCGGATCTCTTCGCAAGACGCTTGAACGTCGCTCAGTTCCGTAAAACGGGAACAAACGGCAAAGCGGATGATGTACGTTTCGTGCAGTTTAGCCGGAATCATGTACACTTGGCCGGCTTCGTTGATACGCTTCAAAAGCGCCTCACTTAGACTGTTTTCTCCCTGATTAAATATCGTGAATTTTTATCCGCACTTTAtttaacttaaaaataataaataaatgattGGAGTTTATACTTTGAGACGGAAGCAAACTAGTCCCATGGAGGGAGCAACTGGGAATTCGAAACGATCGTCTGCTGCCAACATGTGGTGAAACTGTTCGGCCAATTGAATTTGTTTGCGGATGTAATCGCGAAGCCCTTGGGCGCCGTACGAACGCATCACGAACCAGAGTTTTAACGACCGGAATCGTCGACCCAATGGAATCTGCCAATGCTGTGCGTTTCAAATGTTGGATCATAATATTTGAATTCATATataaaatcatttgaaaaatggCGTACCCGAAAGTCGGGCGCACTGTTTTGATGGTCGTGTTTCAGGAAGATGGGGTCAACATTGAAAGCGCTGACGATGTCATTCGCATCTTTAAGCCTATTTAAATATAATTGATTTAAACATCACAATTTTGGGGATGAATCAACTTACCACATGGCAGAACAatcaaaattaactaaaagcCATTTGTGAGGGTTGAAATTAAACGAATCGGCCTCTTTCAATTCCTTTCATGTAATGACGATGCTCTTCGCACACAAACGCCGAACCTAAAAcaatcaagtttttttctttcaaattcaattttttcagACGTTTAAAGTTAAAACAGCCAACCTGCGTAAGCTGCGTCGACGTGCAGCCACAGCAAATGATCGTTACAAACAGGTCCTAGTTCCTCAATGTCATCGAAAGAACACGAAGGCGTCGTCCCGAGGGTAGCAACCACCTGAGAAGTATATCAACGTAATTCGTACGTAATCGATAATGAAATTAGGCTTACGAAAAACGGAATTTTGCCATTGGCTGTGTCCTCCTTGATGGCCGACTGGAGTGCGTCGGCACGCAAATGAAGTTGATCGTCGGTAGGGAGGACGCGGACGTGAACGCCGGCTAGGAGTCCCGCCCGTTCCGCAGCCGAATGCGATTGGTCTGtaacaaatttcttttaaactgtaaataataaaacattttaatgTGGTAAACAAGGACACACCTGAAGAATATGCCACTAAACGACTAGCCAAtgttttttcatctttttcggGATTATCGGCCTTGAGTCGTTTTAGTGTCTTCGATCTGGCCGCCAAAAGGCCGACCAGCATGGCCTCACTGGCCGTCCCCTGTTAATAGCCAATTGGTTTTTAGAAATTGCATTCACCGGTGCATTGAAGTCAAGTGTATACCTGGATGACGCCGCCACCTTTACCACCGGTGCTGGCCAGAAACACAGGAGGTAAGCCGATCAATTTGCCCAGCCAGTCCATCATGACCACTTCAAGTTCCGTACAAGCTGGACTAGCGATCTGAGTATATCAAGGTTAGTTATATGTGGGTTAGCGCAAGGTTATGTATTTAATTATCGTGTGTTCACCCATGAGAATCCGACACATCCAATGGCATCGCTAAGTATGTCCGCTAGCATTGCCGGCCATGAGTTGCCCGTTGGGTAATAAGCGTGGAAATTCGGTGAATGCCAATGTGTCACCTGAAaatgtgtgtttgtttttttcaaacgatttaaaagaaactttCATTACAAAACTGTCGTTGATGTGAATTTAATTACGCCGGGCATAATGACGCGTTCGATATCCTGAAAAATGGATTGCCATGTTTCGCCTTGTTCTGGAGCTTCTTCTGGAATCAGTTTGCGTAGATATCCCGGCTCTACCGTCGGCAAAACGCGCCTTAAACACAAACATTTTTATAATTACATTCATATGTCAAAAGATACGATAAGTATAATTACGTAAAGCACAGCACTCATAAAATGTGGCTGATTAGCTTCTTATAGATATGCGCCACGTTTAACGCATGGCGTATTATGCAAACTCACCTATTGCGGATGTTATCCAGATAATCGATGACGTAGTCAACCATTTGGTGGGCAGCTGCGCGAAATTGTTCAGAGTCCATTTCTTAATTAGAAAGGTATTGATATTTTGGGCTAATTTAATTCAACTCTGAAGACTTTGAAAAGAAAGCAACGTGATGTTCTTAGTTGCTACTCTCTTAAATGAGCGATGAAAACAGAGGGACGTTCCCTTTTCATAGACCCACCGTATATGACTGGCCTGGATGACAAGTCGTTCTCTTATCGGAATTGTTCGATAGCACTCGAGTGGTCACTATACGACAATGTAAACACATAATACAAACGCCCCATCTTGAAAGTCATGATTTTCTATACGTTTCCCTCACTCTCATCCTGAGTCATTGACATGTCCAGTGACTCAGTGAGAAAGCACATTAGCCTATCTCTTACCCCTCGTATTTGTTTACCTGTCACTCATTTAACCAATAAGGTCTAATAGGAAAAACATCAACGGATGTAACAATgcgacacaaaaaaaaaactttgccaatttctgtattttaaaatggacTAAAAGTTAACTGTATTGTGTAATTTGAATCACTTTACTTAAAATAGATGGctcgtaagaggatcgaactcatgacctccgcgttattagcacggcgctctaaccaactgagctaacaagCCTCCGGCAGTTTATAAACCTGAGAGAAAATGAATAGCAAAGGAATGTTGTTAGATATTGTACCGCTTATTTTGTGAATTGTGAGCTGAAAGGTTATTGGCCTTTTATTCATTAACAATTTCAATATATTTTAAAGGGGTAATTTGTCAAATTTAATGGTATTTTTGCCTTTCCCTTTGGTGGTTTTTGTTGCCACTAGATGGCTCATTGCTACAGATTTCGGGATTGAAACATGAAAGTAATCCAAAGTTTAACAAACTCGTAACGAGTTGGAATCATATTGCATTTTCTAAAGAAAAAGTGCATCTATTTG encodes:
- the LOC116934216 gene encoding LOW QUALITY PROTEIN: aromatic-L-amino-acid decarboxylase (The sequence of the model RefSeq protein was modified relative to this genomic sequence to represent the inferred CDS: deleted 1 base in 1 codon), with protein sequence MDSEQFRAAAHQMVDYVIDYLDNIRNRRVLPTVEPGYLRKLIPEEAPEQGETWQSIFQDIERVIMPGVTHWHSPNFHAYYPTGNSWPAMLADILSDAIGCVGFSWIASPACTELEVVMMDWLGKLIGLPPVFLASTGGKGGGVIQGTASEAMLVGLLAARSKTLKRLKADNPEKDEKTLASRLVAYSSDQSHSAAERAGLLAGVHVRVLPTDDQLHLRADALQSAIKEDTANGKIPFFVVATLGTTPSCSFDDIEELGPVCNDHLLWLHVDAAYAGSAFVCEEHRHYMKGIEEADSFNFNPHKWLLVNFDCSAMWLKDANDIVSAFNVDPIFLKHDHQNSAPDFRHWQIPLGRRFRSLKLWFVMRSYGAQGLRDYIRKQIQLAEQFHHMLAADDRFEFPVAPSMGLVCFRLKGENSLSEALLKRINEAGQVYMIPAKLHETYIIRFAVCSRFTELSDVQASCEEIRRHANETLPAPNQN